CTAACGAGTCCTAGAATGACTAGTTTCCCGTGGAAGAGCATATGGCAGATGAAAACTCCCTCAAAAGCAGTTTTCTTTGTATGGTCAGCATCCTTGGATAAGATCTTCACTACAGACAATCTGAGGAAACGACGAGTAattgtgttggattggtgttgtatgtgtaagaaacATGGGGAATCAGTAGATCATCTGCTTTTACACTGTGAGGTGGCCAGAAACATGTGGGATGATTTGTTCACAAGAATCGGATTgtcatgggtcatgcctcttagattggtggatttcctcGCAAGCTGGAGAGGCCTTCATGGTAACTCACAGATAGCGGCCATCTGGCGAATGattcctatatgtatgtgttggtgtatttggagggagaaaAATGCTATAAACTTTGAAGATCAAGCGAGAACAACGGATGAActaaaagttttcttctttaaatccttGTTCTTATGGGTGGGGGCCATAGTTTGTAACGGACGAAGTGTCCATGACCTTCTACTTTCTATTGTAACCTCTAGTTAGgtgtttctcatgtatactacatgtgtacctgggctttgcctatttctatgaatataacttcttgattacctatcaaaaaaaaataatacttgggGTTACAAATCTGCCAAGCCAAGCAGAGCTTGGCCCAGGGCCCTAGCTCAAGCTTGGTGGGTTATTGTATTTTTTcagataaataataatcattttgttCTAAAACGCAAAGGTGTATTCtctgattaaaaattattcaaacttTTGCTGATATCCAAATTTAATAACCCGATCTTTAGCTTCCCTTTACAAAAACCTATCTAGCTCACAAGCAGCTTGACAAGCCCTTTATAATATTCATGTACTTTTCTAGTTATGTCATATAGAAAGTACTTTTGCTTAACTTTTGAATGTGAGTTAGAACTCTTTGACGTGTTTCGAACTTGACCTCTAGGACCTAAGGGTACGTTTGGAttccaaactcatctcaactcatcattacaactttcctaaattccaacacaaaatataataaataattcaacttttttaaattccaaaataataataatgttaaaaaataatattctaacaatattttattcaattttcaactttcatctcaactcaattcaacatccaaacgtagccttataGTATTCATGTAGTTTTGTGAACTTAGATCCTCGACTTGTATCTTATACTCTTGTGGTTATGTCACATAGAAGGTACTTTTGCTTAGTTTTCCTGCATCATGGATAATGGTATGTCGTGAATCTTAGCAAATAATCTTATGTAAACAACAAACGGGACAATGGAAGTAATTACAACAGAACTATGTTAACCTCATACAAGTTTCAATATCtaacaaaaatcaattttttttctatttaattttgcattgtttCAATTGAAAGTCAATGCAAGTTACCTGTCAATGCAAGTCAGtgctttgcttttcttttagATTTGGAAGGTATCTTTCCATATGCCATGAGCCTCGAATGAGAGAGTTTAACTTCAGCTTGGCGTCTCCTTCTCTTAGCTTGCCTGGATAAACTGCTTAAATCACCATTTGATTCCTGGAATTGTGCTTTCCTATCTTCCACGGCACTCCCTAGTGAAATTGATTTTTCAGCGTTATCCCTGGACCTCTTCTTCTTACCACCCTTCTGTTCATCCAATTTTCCACCCCGGAGAAGTTCTTTAGTTCTCATTTTTAGTTGGAATCTCTTTTCATTGCTCAACTTCCATTCCTTCTCCCTATAAGGAGCAAGctttttcaaagaaacgaactGATTCAACTCCTTTTCATCCATCACCAATAACTCTTCAGCACTCAATCCATATCTATTAGGTTTTGTTTTCGCATATTTGAACCTCGTCTTCAAGTCTCCAATCGTGTCCTCATAATCCAACCTATAATACTCCTCCATCATAGCCTCTTTTGCTTTCTCCAAAATTGCACTCTTTTTACGCTTCCTCTTCCGCTTACCTTTCtcagcatcttcttcttcttcttcttcttcttgatcacTTTCGCCCTCATTACCCAACTTTCGCTTCAAACTCCTTTCCCTAGCAGCTAAAAATCCATCACCAGGCCCACACTCATCCCAACCTTTCGGAAGTCCAAGTAACTCATCTTCTTCGTCAAAATCCGGCTTCTCAATCTCACCCTCATCTTCATCCCTTTTGCTACCATACTCTGGGTCTGCATCCTCCTCCTCATAGTACTCCTCACCAAACGCAGCCTTCATCATTCTATCATACTCCTCTGGATCAAACTCCTCTTCCAACTCCTTTCTACTCAACGGCACAACCTCATCCTCCCTAATACCCGCTGTCCTCAGTATCTTCCTCACCTTCTCGTCCATCTCCTCCTTCTTTAAATTCTTCAAATGCTTCAACTCCTCCTCCCTCTCTATCCTTGCCGCCTCCATCCTCTCCTCTTTACTCTTTCTCTGCTCTTTCCTTGAGTTCGCCTTCTTCCTCACCGACCCCTCCACTTTCCGAGCATGACCCATCACTCTATCCCCCGCATTCTCCTGAAACCGATACTCGTACTCCTCTTGCCTCTCAATCTCCCTCTCATCCTCGGATACACGCTCCAATTCCTCCTCCCCAATCTCCCCACCCTCCATTTCCCGATCCACCCACATCCTATTCCTAAAAAACTCCTTTAAGAACTTATTACCCTCATCTACTTCCCCATCCCCACCAAAATACTCATCCAACTTCCTCACAAAGTCACCATTCTCACCCGtctcctccccctcctcctcctcgttCTTCTCCTTTATTCTAAACAAATCTTCCCCTCTATCCTCCTGCGCTGCTGCCTCCAAAAACTCCCTCCTTATATCCTCTTGCTCCTCCACGtaacttttcttcttctcctcctccataTTCCCTTCCCTTTCTTCATCGTCAAACTCAGGACCCTCCTCTATCAACTGCTTAGCTACAACATCCTTCAAATACATCGCCTTCTTCTTACTCTTCGTATCCttcccatcttcttcttcttcttcttcttctttgtcgGATTCGAATAGCTTGACATCTTTGTTCTTAATAACAGGGTCTTGCTTCTTTACCT
This genomic interval from Juglans microcarpa x Juglans regia isolate MS1-56 chromosome 4D, Jm3101_v1.0, whole genome shotgun sequence contains the following:
- the LOC121259865 gene encoding protein KRI1 homolog translates to MFYTQNHNELFFLSVVSVCPKIPQNQTQIKPKTLISVASPFIQRSMGLKLFEGSDSENDDVSRIQIDRDYARRYEHNKKREDLHRLQELKKKGLVQPSQSESSSSSSDEDEDGFFISSKKDNEFFEALIKVKKQDPVIKNKDVKLFESDKEEEEEEEDGKDTKSKKKAMYLKDVVAKQLIEEGPEFDDEEREGNMEEEKKKSYVEEQEDIRREFLEAAAQEDRGEDLFRIKEKNEEEEGEETGENGDFVRKLDEYFGGDGEVDEGNKFLKEFFRNRMWVDREMEGGEIGEEELERVSEDEREIERQEEYEYRFQENAGDRVMGHARKVEGSVRKKANSRKEQRKSKEERMEAARIEREEELKHLKNLKKEEMDEKVRKILRTAGIREDEVVPLSRKELEEEFDPEEYDRMMKAAFGEEYYEEEDADPEYGSKRDEDEGEIEKPDFDEEDELLGLPKGWDECGPGDGFLAARERSLKRKLGNEGESDQEEEEEEEDAEKGKRKRKRKKSAILEKAKEAMMEEYYRLDYEDTIGDLKTRFKYAKTKPNRYGLSAEELLVMDEKELNQFVSLKKLAPYREKEWKLSNEKRFQLKMRTKELLRGGKLDEQKGGKKKRSRDNAEKSISLGSAVEDRKAQFQESNGDLSSLSRQAKRRRRQAEVKLSHSRLMAYGKIPSKSKRKAKH